The following is a genomic window from Fundulus heteroclitus isolate FHET01 chromosome 16, MU-UCD_Fhet_4.1, whole genome shotgun sequence.
AAACCATACGTTCAATTTTGGTTGAATCCTGTTAAATTTCAAAGTTGTTTCTCCTGCACTCTTaattttttatgtgatagatttAATTCCAAGAGGTTATTGTCATGTCGAGGctatttattgtgtgtgtgtgtgttttttattagaTGTATCGTTTAAGAATTTTATGCTCAAACCCCAAAGAAAGCACAGATATTAAAGTGTTTATTGTATTTAAGAGCTAACGAATTACATTGCAATCAACAATAAAAGCACTTCTGCTCTTATGCATGTTTCCAAGTCCTGTGTGAAACTTTAGCTGATCCATTAAGAGCCGTGAAAATTCAGCATCGGGAATCGCATCTACTGTTCACAGATGAGGCAGTGAGCACACAACAGGGAAAATGTCAATTTCTAAACTAATCCGGTCGGGGTGGCCGTCTGGTGGGGATCTCAGAGCAGCACACAGGTCTTCTTGTCTTTGAAAGGGTTGGACGAGGCAGATATGCCGGTGAGCAGAGGATCGCTGCGTCTGTGCTCCTGACAGTACTGGACTAAATCCGCCGCCGTGAGGGAGATCTGCTTGAAACGACAACAGGAACAAGTTCAAATGCAACAAATATGGGGGAAAATTAGTCAAAACGGGGTTCCTGCGggtccttaaaaagtcttaaggCATTGAATTCTTCAAAATACAACTAAGGCCTGCggtattaaaatgtcttaaatcagtctttcgtatgtcttatttaaaaaaaaacaaaaaaacacatagtattatttttattacgatttattttttttgtaatccaaataaaacattaaaattgcctttatttttttttttttattaatttaccgaacggctcgctattattggttccgtccactgagctatataatacactggagtgctaatcgccggctgttagaacgagtcgctttgaagccaccagccgccatattggtactccccattttcccccagtaactagggaatatgtgcgctacagcatcaaataacgatgattttttcatgttcagggggggcttaaagcttttaaaatgtcaaatgtcatatacgtttatgttatgttctaaaactatcaagtactgagaaagtcatgtacggaaatattttgcattttatttaaatatatatatatatatatatatatatatatatatatatatatatatatatatatatatatatatatatatatatatatatatatatatatatatatcatgtaaaatattttagcacctaatttcctagtagttgatagtgttagtacatcctgACTGTAGAATtgcctgtgaaacgttttcacacagccagaaaactgcttgttgttgcaatcaaatcctatgggattctgtgagagtagggagtagcaagatggcggccagtgacttcagtttttcggctaaatcagcactccagtgtattatatagctcagtggttccgtcccgatagcggaaccaataaaagcTTTGTTGCAGCCGGGACCTTTGGGAGATGCgccattaactttttttttttaatcaggaaaACATGGGCAAGTGTAAATTTAACGAAAACTGGCTATTCAGCCAAGAGTTTTCTCCATGGCTAAAACCAGTACCAGGGAACATATATGAGGCACGATGTATTttgtgcaggaagtctttcaaGCTCGGAACGATGGGAATTAAGGCAGTGGAGTCGCACATGCGCAGCGCGAAACACAAAGCGTCAAAATCAGGTTACCGAGAAACAGCCGGTATTTCTCAGTTTTGTTCCACCCTCGTCTCTGCAACGCCTCCACGGCCATCACCGGCATCAACAACAGCGGCAGAAGCACCGAATCTCCGGTTAATCACCGGCGGTACGCCGACAATCAAAGCAGAGGTACTGTGGGCTTTGAACACGGTGACAAAACACCAATCATATATTATAAATCAAATGAGGGAGTTGGGAGACATGTTCCGTGCAATGTTCCCAGACTCGTTTGTTTGTGGTTCCGACAAGACGGCTTACATCGCCAAGTTTTATGAAAATATCTGATCATTTCACACTTTGAAAGTCACACTGACACAGTCATGCTTTAAATTCATACGTACCTTGAATCTCTCCATGCCTGCTTCAATTTGGAGTTGATCCACCAGCTTTTGGGCCTGAATGATGCTGTTGCTGCCGCTGCACATCTTTCCTGACATCACCGACACAAAAAATGCACTACAGGCTGAATAAACTTTTTGattttaagtgtgtgtgtgtgtgggggtggaAATTGGATTTAAAGTAATGTTTTACCTGCCAGCTCGAGTTGTGCAGCAGAGTCTGCTCAGTTGGGCTCCTTGGCTCTGCGTTTTGACCCGCACCCCCTCTTTTATTTGCTGTGGGAAGAGTTCAAAGGATCTGTGATATAAAAGGTCAcgctaagctttttttttttttttttttttttaaatgtcacaaaCATCACACAGCACTTCACAACTGCTGCTGATGAAAACACTTTATTCtgactgtttgtgtgtttaaaatgttaaacatgAATGGGTTATGACGATATAAAGACTTTGGTTCAAATGAATACAAAGGATAGTggtctgttttttatattgatccatacgtctatcgatcgatatatcgttattgaattattgtccagccctagtcgATCATAACTAATCTTTGACATGTGTGTAAAAGAATCACAGAGCTTCTTGGCAAGAAACTTCACTTTTGACAAAAAGGTTGTAAAAATACAACCTGAGCTAGATCAAGGTATGTATAGCTCAGTCAAAGGCCTGGTTTGCTGTGGAATTTCTCCATATAGTACAACTGAACTTTTATTGCAAAGACCGGCCAAACCTTTTGGTCTCCAGACGTTCAAAGACAGCCCAGCAGACCCGCAGAAGAAGCTCTAAcatcaacaaaaaaactaattccAAGATGCGGGAACACAATGGGTTACATACAAATCCATACCAGAGCTTTCAgatttataaatacaaaaacattttaaaatcatgaaGTAATGGTTGaaacttgacaaaatgtgaaaaggttaaaGAATATGAATAATTGATCATTATTTCACAAGTGAAAAACATAATGTCCCAGGACACATAATGAAATGCGTTTTTCTAATCGTTCAGTACAGCCACAGCATGAAAAACGCTCAGAAAGGGTTGCAACacagcgccctctggtggctgGCTGCACGAAACACAATTTTGTCCGCTCGCGTTTTCCGTAGTGGGAGCTTAATAGCTGCTATGTTTACAAGTCTACAAGTCTTTCAACTCCTTCTTGACAAGTGCTGTGACAGAAGTGACCTACTTACGCTCTTCCGTCCCTAACGTCTTGTGAAAGTAAGGTGTGTTCTACCTTTCTGCTTAAATCGAAATTAAAAGATCAAGCAGCAGCTAGCATGCTACTGCTAACGCCAGACCACATGGctttaacatgttttcatctGTGTTTACATCAAATGACGTTATATAAGAGGGTTTTAGGATGAGGTTGGGTTTTGTAGATGAGATCAGGCCcaattgatattttttttttttatgatgtagatTGCTTATGTGTCCAGTTTAAGAAATGATGCCCACTCATTTTCATAACATCATATTCATTGGTGTAGGGAGAGCGACTAGAACCACATGAGCTGCCGATCGGCGTCGtgtttgttcacatttttactgtttttatgtttttttacgtTGTCCCTAGATAGCCTCTGTACAacgtttaaagtgttttttttcgcaataaaattgttttccaGAAAGAAATGGCGGACCACGCCCGTGCTTTAGCCAAGGAGGCAGTTCTGAAGCCCAGCTGTGCTCTCCCGGAAAACATGCCGAAAATCCGGGGCTACGACTTCAACCAGGGCGTGGATCTCAGGGCGGTGCTGAATTCCTACCTGACCACTGGCTTTCAGGCCAGTAGCTTGGCTCTGGCCATCCAGGAGATCAACCGGATGGTGAGAGGAGGCCTTTAGGGATGAATGAATTAGCAAGAGATGCACCAGTCAGGCTTTTTGTAGCTGATAAAaggtgtctgtttttttttatttttattattttttttaggtctgATTTGTGCAATTCCTTTTCCCCTCCCTATTACATAGAAGAGAAAAATGCACTGCAGGTTCTTTGATGGATTAGTTTTCaatccaacaacaaaaaacagaacgCAAACAGCCTTGTTTATACATCAAAGTATATGTCCCTAACCtttatttgatttctttttaactcATTAAAAAGCTGTGGTGGCTGGTGATACAGGAGGCACTAACAGGTTAAAGATTACCACACAGCAATAAGCTTTACTTGTATACTAATTTCTCCACGGTCACtcgcctgctgctggatttttttaGTAAATTCAGTAAATTAGGCTGGTTTCATTTTAATTCAACTTTTTGATGTTGTGCAAAAAAGTCAATGTACATCTCAGTCAATGACACATTTCTTGCATGCAGAAGCTACAGGGACCCaaaatacatagaaaaaaactgaagatgTGGTCTTATAAATATTGTAATTATTGAAAAACAATATCACTCAgatctatttcttcttttaatattaatattaattgaTCTGAAAAGATCtgctatttttttcctttgtggGTGTCCAGTTATAGGGCTCATGGGTGGATGACAGTGTCTTGGAGCGATGCTAGTTTGGCCAGAGTTCCCCTGTGTCCCCCCACTTGCACTGGGTTGAGggacatcccaggacagagctcaCCTTCATGATCAGCTTGTCTGATTTAAAAGCTTTTCTAATCAGCGTTCCTACACAGTCTGCAGAAGCCTGGAAATGGATGTTATCATGTTCCAAATATGCGTATAGAAAAATAAACGATTTTGAAAAAAgggattttatattatttaatgaTCAAAAGACATAATTTGGTTTTCTAGTTGGTCACCGATGAACGAACAACAAAATGACCCCAATCCCTGTTAGATCAGGGTTTTAAACCAGCCTTGTGGTTCCTTAACTGGCCGATTTTGATGCCAAATAGAgcatttgtctcttttttttttcctacaacttttacaaactaaataaatgcaTCTCAGTGTAGCATCTCATAAACCGTACCTTAAATAATTTGTATTACCTGTGGGATTATGCACGCCTGATTTTACAAGTctaggttttaaaatgtaactgacCTAAGTAGGCACAGGTGGTAGAAAGCAATGAAATAGTTGCCCATGTTAGAAATATCTCTAAATTGAGGGCAAAAATGTCCAAATCAGACCCGGAGAAGATTATTCATCCTTTTATTTGCTCTCGTTTAGAATATTGCAACTCCGTCTTTTAATAGGAACAAACAGAAGGGCTCACGTCAGACCGGTTTTGTCCTCTTTACAGTGGCTACCTGTCAaatttagaattgattttaaaattgtagttttgacttttagagcttttaatggaCAGGTCCCTGTCTCTCCGTGTCGCCGACTCTGTTGGAtcctttaaaaagcagctgaagactCTTTTATTTAGACAAGCGTTTACttatatgtacttttttttattttgtccctGTAAGCTGTTGTTGTGATATTTCTATTTGGTGTTTACTAGAGTCTGTAAAggactttgtgatttttatctgtgaaaggtgctatataagtaaagttttcttactTAGTTAAGTATTGCATAATgtgagaatgtgttttttttttatcagttctgTATGTTGGGAATTAATGGATGCGAGAATGTATCATAATTTGATGACGATATTTTGAGTGAGTTTTTCTCattataatgtgttttactAAGATTAAATTGAAATCTGTCACATTTTCCAAAATTATTAGCATGTAATGGAAATATTCCGCACGCATTAGTTAAGCAGGTTAACATTAAAttccacaaagaaaacaaaaaaaataacgtaAAGCCATTTAGTCTTTTATTTGTCGTTAtgaaaagtaaactttttgttaatATTATGTTGCTTTCAGGAGACATAACTCTGCTGGATTGTTCCATTCCCATAAATTGTGCTATGAAAGTTTATAACAATTACCattaattccacttatgttccgCTTCCTGCATATTTGCTGCACGCGGTGAAACGGATTCACACTGTTTTATCCCAGGTGAGCAGTTTGTGTCTGTGACAGGAAACCTAATTCTAGTTGAGTTTTACTGTCTTAACGGGGTCGGGCGGGATAAAACGGTGCAGCTCTATTGCGTTAAACTGCTACTAACCAACGGTTTACCACCCACAGATAGAGAAACGCCTTGAACCGGTGGAGGTCGAAGAAGTAAATGAGTCTGAAGAGTCGTGCGGATCCTCCCACAAGTCAGGCTGTACCATCTTCCTGGGATACACCTCCAACCTCATCAGCTCCGGAGTCAGAGAGAGCATCCGCTACCTGGCAGAGCACAAAATGGTAATAACGTGTTCACTCATGGTTGCCTAAAAATAATCGGCCCGTTTGACGGCACTGCAGCGGCTCATCACATATATGCCTTGCTGCTTTTAGGTGGACGTGATTGTCACCACAGCTGGAGGCATCGAGGAGGATCTTATCAAGTGTCTGGCTCACACGTACTTGGGAGACTTCAGTCTGTCTGGCAAAGAGCTGCGTCTGCAAGGCATCAACAGGTTGGTGGCGGCTGACGGTGACCAGCGCCGTCACTTAAATCTAGACAAACGGGGTTCCTGCGTTCAGAGTAAGATAAgatgggctttattgatctcacattggagaattTCACTCGCCGCATCGTCTCATTAGTCAATtatcagaagaaggtgcaaaagtagggaaggtgcatcagttatatacagtgtatcttcatatatacagtggatcaaagaaaaagagaaaaataagaataaaaatacaaaaagaaataggaat
Proteins encoded in this region:
- the LOC105920379 gene encoding guanine nucleotide-binding protein G(I)/G(S)/G(O) subunit gamma-7-like isoform X2, with translation MCSGSNSIIQAQKLVDQLQIEAGMERFKISLTAADLVQYCQEHRRSDPLLTGISASSNPFKDKKTCVLL
- the LOC105920379 gene encoding guanine nucleotide-binding protein G(I)/G(S)/G(O) subunit gamma-7-like isoform X1, with protein sequence MSGKMCSGSNSIIQAQKLVDQLQIEAGMERFKISLTAADLVQYCQEHRRSDPLLTGISASSNPFKDKKTCVLL
- the dhps gene encoding deoxyhypusine synthase isoform X1, with the translated sequence MGKCKFNENWLFSQEFSPWLKPVPGNIYEARCILCRKSFKLGTMGIKAVESHMRSAKHKASKSGYRETAGISQFCSTLVSATPPRPSPASTTAAEAPNLRLITGGTPTIKAEKEMADHARALAKEAVLKPSCALPENMPKIRGYDFNQGVDLRAVLNSYLTTGFQASSLALAIQEINRMIEKRLEPVEVEEVNESEESCGSSHKSGCTIFLGYTSNLISSGVRESIRYLAEHKMVDVIVTTAGGIEEDLIKCLAHTYLGDFSLSGKELRLQGINRIGNLLVPNDNYCKFEDWLMPILDQMVLEQKTEGIRWTPSKFIHRLGKEINNTESVYYWAYKNNIPVFSPALTDGSLGDMIYFHSFKNPGLVLDIVEDIRRMNGMAIFAKKTGMIILGGGLVKHHIANANLMRNGADYSVFVNTGQEFDGSDSGARPDEAISWGKIRADAKPVKVYADASLVFPLIVAETFALHADKLTAGQKAD